Proteins encoded by one window of Chromobacterium violaceum ATCC 12472:
- the flgK gene encoding flagellar hook-associated protein FlgK: MRMINNALSGAQAAQVALNTASQNIANQQTPGYSRQGVVLATQAPGAGDPLSAGYGVNVSNVRRFSDDYKNLLQWQAASNVGSRAAAQPYFTQLEKVMGSKGSSLSDGFDQFFAALNAASLDSNTMRDQVIRSADALAQRFNNLDGVLTSQLAAISEQRNATLTQINSATANLAALNEKLMSAKAQGINTSGLEDERDRQVDALSSLIEVRVVAQPDGSKSISLKNGLPLVTGDSAATLSSEAQPDGSQQLKLAFGTEKYAMPGGDLGGQLGGLNRFETENLRPVQAQVRTLAGELATRVNDQLAKGYDMNGQPGKPLFQYDAGAAHGLLQTTGILSAELGFSADPAKPGNNDNLREVLKVKQQAFPLAGIGNVTLGDAYSQMIGHLAISSQQNSSSLDTANVIRAEAEKNWQSTSGVQRDEEAVSLIEYQKMYQANMKVIAVANQLFESTLAIL, from the coding sequence ATGCGCATGATCAATAACGCGCTGTCCGGCGCCCAGGCGGCGCAGGTCGCGTTGAACACCGCCAGCCAGAACATCGCCAACCAGCAGACGCCCGGCTATTCCCGCCAGGGCGTGGTGCTGGCCACCCAGGCGCCGGGCGCCGGAGACCCGCTGAGCGCCGGCTACGGCGTCAACGTCAGCAATGTCCGCCGCTTCAGCGACGACTACAAGAATCTGCTGCAGTGGCAGGCCGCTTCCAATGTCGGCTCGCGGGCCGCGGCCCAGCCTTATTTCACCCAGCTGGAAAAGGTGATGGGCAGCAAGGGCAGCAGCCTGTCCGACGGCTTCGACCAGTTCTTCGCCGCGCTGAACGCCGCCAGCCTGGACTCCAACACCATGCGCGACCAGGTGATCCGCTCGGCCGACGCGCTGGCCCAGCGCTTCAACAACCTGGACGGCGTGCTGACCTCGCAGCTGGCGGCCATCTCCGAGCAGCGCAACGCGACGCTGACGCAGATCAACAGCGCCACCGCCAACCTGGCGGCGCTGAACGAGAAGCTGATGTCGGCCAAGGCCCAGGGCATCAACACCTCCGGTCTGGAGGACGAGCGCGACCGCCAGGTGGACGCGCTGTCCTCGCTGATCGAGGTCAGGGTGGTGGCGCAGCCGGACGGCAGCAAGTCCATCTCGCTGAAGAACGGCTTGCCGCTGGTGACCGGCGACAGCGCGGCCACGCTGAGCAGCGAGGCCCAGCCTGACGGCAGCCAGCAGTTGAAGCTGGCCTTCGGCACCGAGAAGTACGCGATGCCGGGCGGCGACCTGGGCGGCCAGCTGGGCGGCCTCAACCGCTTCGAAACCGAAAACCTGCGGCCGGTGCAGGCCCAGGTGCGCACGCTGGCCGGCGAGCTGGCCACCCGCGTCAACGACCAGCTGGCCAAGGGCTACGACATGAACGGCCAGCCGGGCAAGCCGCTGTTCCAGTACGACGCCGGCGCCGCCCACGGCCTGCTGCAGACCACCGGCATCCTTTCCGCCGAGCTCGGCTTTTCCGCCGATCCGGCCAAGCCGGGCAACAACGACAATCTGCGCGAGGTGCTGAAGGTCAAGCAGCAGGCGTTCCCGCTGGCCGGCATCGGCAATGTGACCTTGGGCGACGCCTATTCGCAGATGATCGGCCACCTCGCCATTTCCAGCCAGCAGAACTCGTCCAGCCTCGATACCGCCAACGTGATCCGCGCCGAGGCGGAAAAGAACTGGCAGAGCACCTCCGGCGTCCAGCGCGACGAAGAGGCGGTCAGCCTGATCGAATACCAGAAGATGTACCAGGC